One Poecilia reticulata strain Guanapo linkage group LG4, Guppy_female_1.0+MT, whole genome shotgun sequence genomic window carries:
- the pde4cb gene encoding cAMP-specific 3',5'-cyclic phosphodiesterase 4C isoform X8: protein MEVCSFDVENGLSVGRSPLDSQTSPGSGLVLQGNFPHSQRRESFLYRSDSDFDLSPKTMSRNSSTASDLEEGLKHWEVNWLPRHGEDMIVTPFAQVLASLRTVRSNVAALTHLQDRVVNKRPSSASQPPLCKPCLSEEPYQKLTMETLEELDWCLDQLETLQTRHSVSEMASNKFKRMLNRELTQLSETSRSGNQVSEFIASTFLEKQHDLEILSPPSKEKEKKKRPMSQISGVKKATQSPSLAPACIPRFGVNTPHESMLAKEIEDLNRWGMDIFKLAEYSGNRPLTVMMYSIFQERDLLKTFKVPIDTFLTFMMTLEDHYHADVAYHNNIHAADVVQSTHVLLSTPALEAVFTDLEIMAALFASAIHDVDHPGVTNQFLINTSSELALMYNDSSVLENHHLAVGFKLLQEENCDIFQNLSKKQKDSLRKMVIDMVLATDMSKHMNFLADMKTMVETKKVTSLGVLLLDNYSDRIQVLQNMVHCADLSNPTKPLELYRKWTDRIMVEFFTQGDRERDKGMEISPMCDKHNASIEKSQVGFIDYIVHPLWETWADLVHPDAQDILDTLEDNREWYQSMIPRSPSPTSPDEPHAEVGPAAGTPGSGGAFPSSGGDKFQFELTLEEEEEDEEEAESDLESPLEEESLTSGDRRHDSSSPSLSPDPRGGGSSRYRPPSPHPSRTLSLASMSVRSPHPHRTLDSPGPEASDRNRELSQEGDGVACLRMGT, encoded by the exons ATGGAAGTTTGCAG TTTTGATGTGGAGAATGGCCTGTCGGTGGGTCGTAGTCCACTGGACTCTCAGACGAGCCCGGGATCCGGTCTGGTGCTTCAGGGCAACTTCCCTCACAGTCAGCGCCGGGAGTCTTTCCTCTACCGCTCCGACTCAGACTTCGACCTGTCGCCCAAAACTATGTCTCGCAACTCGTCCACTGCCAGCGACCT GGAGGAAGGATTGAAGCATTGGGAAGTTAATTGGCTGCCTCG GCATGGAGAAGACATGATAGTGACTCCATTTGCGCAG GTTCTGGCCAGTCTGCGAACAGTAAGAAGTAACGTTGCTGCTCTGACACATCTCCAAGATCGTGTGGTGAACAA ACGACCATCGAGCGCCAGTCAGCCGCCGCTGTGCAAACCGTGTCTCTCAG AAGAGCCCTATCAGAAGCTCACGATGGAGACTCTGGAAGAGCTGGACTGGTGTCTGGACCAGCTGGAGACGCTGCAGACGAGACACTCAGTCAGCGAAATGGCGTCCAATAAG tttaagaGGATGCTAAACCGTGAGCTGACGCAGCTGTCAGAGACGAGTCGCTCAGGGAACCAGGTGTCAGAGTTCATCGCCAGCACTTTCCTCG AGAAGCAACATGACTTGGAGATTCTGTCTCCGCCTTctaaggagaaggagaagaaaaaaaggccGATGTCACAGATTAGCGGTGTGAAAAAGGCCACACAAAGCCCAAGCTTAGCGCCTGCTTGCATCCCTCGCTTTGGAGTCAACACACCGCACGAGAGCATGTTGGCAAAG GAAATTGAGGACCTTAATCGATGGGGTATGGATATTTTCAAACTAGCAGAATATTCAGGAAATCGCCCTCTGACGGTGATGATGTACTCCATCTTCCAG GAGCGAGATCTCCTGAAAACCTTCAAGGTGCCAATTGACACCTTCCTCACCTTCATGATGACTTTAGAGGACCACTACCATGCGGACGTAGCTTATCACAACAACATCCATGCTGCTGATGTGGTGCAGTCCACCCATGTTCTCCTGTCCACTCCTGCTTTAGAG GCGGTGTTCACAGACCTAGAGATCATGGCCGCTCTTTTTGCGAGCGCCATCCATGATGTCGACCACCCAGGCGTCACGAACCAGTTCCTCATAAACACAA GTTCTGAATTGGCACTAATGTACAACGACTCGTCTGTGCTGGAGAACCATCACCTCGCCGTCGGCTtcaagctgctgcaggaggaaaactGTGACATCTTCCAGAACCTCAGCAAGAAACAGAAAGACTCACTCCGGAAGATGGTGATTGACATG GTTCTGGCCACAGACATGTCCAAACACATGAACTTCTTGGCAGACATGAAGACGATGGTGGAGACCAAGAAAGTGACGAGTTTGGGAGTCCTGCTGCTAGACAATTATTCTGACCGCATCCAG GTTTTACAGAACATGGTCCACTGTGCTGACTTAAGTAACCCAACCAAACCACTGGAGCTGTATCGGAAATGGACGGACCGCATCATGGTGGAGTTCTTCACCCAGGGAGACCGAGAGCGGGACAAGGGGATGGAGATCAGTCCTATGTGTGACAAACACAACGCCTCCATAGAGAAGAGCCAA GTGGGGTTCATTGACTACATCGTCCACCCGCTGTGGGAGACCTGGGCCGACCTGGTGCACCCCGACGCCCAGGACATTCTGGACACGCTTGAAGACAACAGGGAGTGGTACCAGAGCATGATCCCCCGCAGCCCCTCGCCGACGAGCCCGGACGAGCCTCACGCTGAGGTGGGACCCGCAGCTGGCACTCCAGGGTCAGGAGGAGCCTTCCCTTCATCGGGAGGAGACAAATTCCAGTTTGAACTCACcttggaagaggaggaggaggacgaagaggaggcGGAGTCTGACCTTGAGAGCCCCTTGGAGGAGGAGTCTCTGACCAGTGGAGATCGGAGACACGATTCGTCCTCGCCGTCCCTGTCTCCAGACCCccgcggcggcggcagcagcaggtACCGCCCTCCCTCCCCTCACCCGTCTCGGACCCTGAGTCTGGCCTCTATGTCGGTGCGGAGCCCCCACCCTCACAGGACGCTGGACTCCCCGGGGCCGGAGGCTTCGGACAGGAACAGAGAGCTGAGCCAGGAGGGTGACGGCGTGGCCTGCCTGCGGATGGGAACGTAA
- the pde4cb gene encoding cAMP-specific 3',5'-cyclic phosphodiesterase 4C isoform X2 — translation MSRFQNRRESLPAAQQVVRRRFSGPLLLPPLWRRHSCHDQHPRETRRPSAINVIPLDRLQEIYSQALASRDELRFDVENGLSVGRSPLDSQTSPGSGLVLQGNFPHSQRRESFLYRSDSDFDLSPKTMSRNSSTASDLEEGLKHWEVNWLPRHGEDMIVTPFAQVLASLRTVRSNVAALTHLQDRVVNKRPSSASQPPLCKPCLSEEPYQKLTMETLEELDWCLDQLETLQTRHSVSEMASNKFKRMLNRELTQLSETSRSGNQVSEFIASTFLEKQHDLEILSPPSKEKEKKKRPMSQISGVKKATQSPSLAPACIPRFGVNTPHESMLAKEIEDLNRWGMDIFKLAEYSGNRPLTVMMYSIFQERDLLKTFKVPIDTFLTFMMTLEDHYHADVAYHNNIHAADVVQSTHVLLSTPALEAVFTDLEIMAALFASAIHDVDHPGVTNQFLINTSSELALMYNDSSVLENHHLAVGFKLLQEENCDIFQNLSKKQKDSLRKMVIDMVLATDMSKHMNFLADMKTMVETKKVTSLGVLLLDNYSDRIQVLQNMVHCADLSNPTKPLELYRKWTDRIMVEFFTQGDRERDKGMEISPMCDKHNASIEKSQVGFIDYIVHPLWETWADLVHPDAQDILDTLEDNREWYQSMIPRSPSPTSPDEPHAEVGPAAGTPGSGGAFPSSGGDKFQFELTLEEEEEDEEEAESDLESPLEEESLTSGDRRHDSSSPSLSPDPRGGGSSRYRPPSPHPSRTLSLASMSVRSPHPHRTLDSPGPEASDRNRELSQEGDGVACLRMGT, via the exons TTTTGATGTGGAGAATGGCCTGTCGGTGGGTCGTAGTCCACTGGACTCTCAGACGAGCCCGGGATCCGGTCTGGTGCTTCAGGGCAACTTCCCTCACAGTCAGCGCCGGGAGTCTTTCCTCTACCGCTCCGACTCAGACTTCGACCTGTCGCCCAAAACTATGTCTCGCAACTCGTCCACTGCCAGCGACCT GGAGGAAGGATTGAAGCATTGGGAAGTTAATTGGCTGCCTCG GCATGGAGAAGACATGATAGTGACTCCATTTGCGCAG GTTCTGGCCAGTCTGCGAACAGTAAGAAGTAACGTTGCTGCTCTGACACATCTCCAAGATCGTGTGGTGAACAA ACGACCATCGAGCGCCAGTCAGCCGCCGCTGTGCAAACCGTGTCTCTCAG AAGAGCCCTATCAGAAGCTCACGATGGAGACTCTGGAAGAGCTGGACTGGTGTCTGGACCAGCTGGAGACGCTGCAGACGAGACACTCAGTCAGCGAAATGGCGTCCAATAAG tttaagaGGATGCTAAACCGTGAGCTGACGCAGCTGTCAGAGACGAGTCGCTCAGGGAACCAGGTGTCAGAGTTCATCGCCAGCACTTTCCTCG AGAAGCAACATGACTTGGAGATTCTGTCTCCGCCTTctaaggagaaggagaagaaaaaaaggccGATGTCACAGATTAGCGGTGTGAAAAAGGCCACACAAAGCCCAAGCTTAGCGCCTGCTTGCATCCCTCGCTTTGGAGTCAACACACCGCACGAGAGCATGTTGGCAAAG GAAATTGAGGACCTTAATCGATGGGGTATGGATATTTTCAAACTAGCAGAATATTCAGGAAATCGCCCTCTGACGGTGATGATGTACTCCATCTTCCAG GAGCGAGATCTCCTGAAAACCTTCAAGGTGCCAATTGACACCTTCCTCACCTTCATGATGACTTTAGAGGACCACTACCATGCGGACGTAGCTTATCACAACAACATCCATGCTGCTGATGTGGTGCAGTCCACCCATGTTCTCCTGTCCACTCCTGCTTTAGAG GCGGTGTTCACAGACCTAGAGATCATGGCCGCTCTTTTTGCGAGCGCCATCCATGATGTCGACCACCCAGGCGTCACGAACCAGTTCCTCATAAACACAA GTTCTGAATTGGCACTAATGTACAACGACTCGTCTGTGCTGGAGAACCATCACCTCGCCGTCGGCTtcaagctgctgcaggaggaaaactGTGACATCTTCCAGAACCTCAGCAAGAAACAGAAAGACTCACTCCGGAAGATGGTGATTGACATG GTTCTGGCCACAGACATGTCCAAACACATGAACTTCTTGGCAGACATGAAGACGATGGTGGAGACCAAGAAAGTGACGAGTTTGGGAGTCCTGCTGCTAGACAATTATTCTGACCGCATCCAG GTTTTACAGAACATGGTCCACTGTGCTGACTTAAGTAACCCAACCAAACCACTGGAGCTGTATCGGAAATGGACGGACCGCATCATGGTGGAGTTCTTCACCCAGGGAGACCGAGAGCGGGACAAGGGGATGGAGATCAGTCCTATGTGTGACAAACACAACGCCTCCATAGAGAAGAGCCAA GTGGGGTTCATTGACTACATCGTCCACCCGCTGTGGGAGACCTGGGCCGACCTGGTGCACCCCGACGCCCAGGACATTCTGGACACGCTTGAAGACAACAGGGAGTGGTACCAGAGCATGATCCCCCGCAGCCCCTCGCCGACGAGCCCGGACGAGCCTCACGCTGAGGTGGGACCCGCAGCTGGCACTCCAGGGTCAGGAGGAGCCTTCCCTTCATCGGGAGGAGACAAATTCCAGTTTGAACTCACcttggaagaggaggaggaggacgaagaggaggcGGAGTCTGACCTTGAGAGCCCCTTGGAGGAGGAGTCTCTGACCAGTGGAGATCGGAGACACGATTCGTCCTCGCCGTCCCTGTCTCCAGACCCccgcggcggcggcagcagcaggtACCGCCCTCCCTCCCCTCACCCGTCTCGGACCCTGAGTCTGGCCTCTATGTCGGTGCGGAGCCCCCACCCTCACAGGACGCTGGACTCCCCGGGGCCGGAGGCTTCGGACAGGAACAGAGAGCTGAGCCAGGAGGGTGACGGCGTGGCCTGCCTGCGGATGGGAACGTAA
- the pde4cb gene encoding cAMP-specific 3',5'-cyclic phosphodiesterase 4C isoform X4 translates to MECATLSREGAGLAKPPKHLWRQPRTHIRIKQRFNSDTERYLCRNRTLEKLRPGLKKPRMSWPSSLRRFDVENGLSVGRSPLDSQTSPGSGLVLQGNFPHSQRRESFLYRSDSDFDLSPKTMSRNSSTASDLEEGLKHWEVNWLPRHGEDMIVTPFAQVLASLRTVRSNVAALTHLQDRVVNKRPSSASQPPLCKPCLSEEPYQKLTMETLEELDWCLDQLETLQTRHSVSEMASNKFKRMLNRELTQLSETSRSGNQVSEFIASTFLEKQHDLEILSPPSKEKEKKKRPMSQISGVKKATQSPSLAPACIPRFGVNTPHESMLAKEIEDLNRWGMDIFKLAEYSGNRPLTVMMYSIFQERDLLKTFKVPIDTFLTFMMTLEDHYHADVAYHNNIHAADVVQSTHVLLSTPALEAVFTDLEIMAALFASAIHDVDHPGVTNQFLINTSSELALMYNDSSVLENHHLAVGFKLLQEENCDIFQNLSKKQKDSLRKMVIDMVLATDMSKHMNFLADMKTMVETKKVTSLGVLLLDNYSDRIQVLQNMVHCADLSNPTKPLELYRKWTDRIMVEFFTQGDRERDKGMEISPMCDKHNASIEKSQVGFIDYIVHPLWETWADLVHPDAQDILDTLEDNREWYQSMIPRSPSPTSPDEPHAEVGPAAGTPGSGGAFPSSGGDKFQFELTLEEEEEDEEEAESDLESPLEEESLTSGDRRHDSSSPSLSPDPRGGGSSRYRPPSPHPSRTLSLASMSVRSPHPHRTLDSPGPEASDRNRELSQEGDGVACLRMGT, encoded by the exons TTTTGATGTGGAGAATGGCCTGTCGGTGGGTCGTAGTCCACTGGACTCTCAGACGAGCCCGGGATCCGGTCTGGTGCTTCAGGGCAACTTCCCTCACAGTCAGCGCCGGGAGTCTTTCCTCTACCGCTCCGACTCAGACTTCGACCTGTCGCCCAAAACTATGTCTCGCAACTCGTCCACTGCCAGCGACCT GGAGGAAGGATTGAAGCATTGGGAAGTTAATTGGCTGCCTCG GCATGGAGAAGACATGATAGTGACTCCATTTGCGCAG GTTCTGGCCAGTCTGCGAACAGTAAGAAGTAACGTTGCTGCTCTGACACATCTCCAAGATCGTGTGGTGAACAA ACGACCATCGAGCGCCAGTCAGCCGCCGCTGTGCAAACCGTGTCTCTCAG AAGAGCCCTATCAGAAGCTCACGATGGAGACTCTGGAAGAGCTGGACTGGTGTCTGGACCAGCTGGAGACGCTGCAGACGAGACACTCAGTCAGCGAAATGGCGTCCAATAAG tttaagaGGATGCTAAACCGTGAGCTGACGCAGCTGTCAGAGACGAGTCGCTCAGGGAACCAGGTGTCAGAGTTCATCGCCAGCACTTTCCTCG AGAAGCAACATGACTTGGAGATTCTGTCTCCGCCTTctaaggagaaggagaagaaaaaaaggccGATGTCACAGATTAGCGGTGTGAAAAAGGCCACACAAAGCCCAAGCTTAGCGCCTGCTTGCATCCCTCGCTTTGGAGTCAACACACCGCACGAGAGCATGTTGGCAAAG GAAATTGAGGACCTTAATCGATGGGGTATGGATATTTTCAAACTAGCAGAATATTCAGGAAATCGCCCTCTGACGGTGATGATGTACTCCATCTTCCAG GAGCGAGATCTCCTGAAAACCTTCAAGGTGCCAATTGACACCTTCCTCACCTTCATGATGACTTTAGAGGACCACTACCATGCGGACGTAGCTTATCACAACAACATCCATGCTGCTGATGTGGTGCAGTCCACCCATGTTCTCCTGTCCACTCCTGCTTTAGAG GCGGTGTTCACAGACCTAGAGATCATGGCCGCTCTTTTTGCGAGCGCCATCCATGATGTCGACCACCCAGGCGTCACGAACCAGTTCCTCATAAACACAA GTTCTGAATTGGCACTAATGTACAACGACTCGTCTGTGCTGGAGAACCATCACCTCGCCGTCGGCTtcaagctgctgcaggaggaaaactGTGACATCTTCCAGAACCTCAGCAAGAAACAGAAAGACTCACTCCGGAAGATGGTGATTGACATG GTTCTGGCCACAGACATGTCCAAACACATGAACTTCTTGGCAGACATGAAGACGATGGTGGAGACCAAGAAAGTGACGAGTTTGGGAGTCCTGCTGCTAGACAATTATTCTGACCGCATCCAG GTTTTACAGAACATGGTCCACTGTGCTGACTTAAGTAACCCAACCAAACCACTGGAGCTGTATCGGAAATGGACGGACCGCATCATGGTGGAGTTCTTCACCCAGGGAGACCGAGAGCGGGACAAGGGGATGGAGATCAGTCCTATGTGTGACAAACACAACGCCTCCATAGAGAAGAGCCAA GTGGGGTTCATTGACTACATCGTCCACCCGCTGTGGGAGACCTGGGCCGACCTGGTGCACCCCGACGCCCAGGACATTCTGGACACGCTTGAAGACAACAGGGAGTGGTACCAGAGCATGATCCCCCGCAGCCCCTCGCCGACGAGCCCGGACGAGCCTCACGCTGAGGTGGGACCCGCAGCTGGCACTCCAGGGTCAGGAGGAGCCTTCCCTTCATCGGGAGGAGACAAATTCCAGTTTGAACTCACcttggaagaggaggaggaggacgaagaggaggcGGAGTCTGACCTTGAGAGCCCCTTGGAGGAGGAGTCTCTGACCAGTGGAGATCGGAGACACGATTCGTCCTCGCCGTCCCTGTCTCCAGACCCccgcggcggcggcagcagcaggtACCGCCCTCCCTCCCCTCACCCGTCTCGGACCCTGAGTCTGGCCTCTATGTCGGTGCGGAGCCCCCACCCTCACAGGACGCTGGACTCCCCGGGGCCGGAGGCTTCGGACAGGAACAGAGAGCTGAGCCAGGAGGGTGACGGCGTGGCCTGCCTGCGGATGGGAACGTAA
- the pde4cb gene encoding cAMP-specific 3',5'-cyclic phosphodiesterase 4C isoform X7, with amino-acid sequence MSEAVLESSGAQSVKLQSASSSPCGSPRMSPCDSPRHSPLLFRKLLVNRSIALQRRFTLAHTPSFDVENGLSVGRSPLDSQTSPGSGLVLQGNFPHSQRRESFLYRSDSDFDLSPKTMSRNSSTASDLHGEDMIVTPFAQVLASLRTVRSNVAALTHLQDRVVNKRPSSASQPPLCKPCLSEEPYQKLTMETLEELDWCLDQLETLQTRHSVSEMASNKFKRMLNRELTQLSETSRSGNQVSEFIASTFLEKQHDLEILSPPSKEKEKKKRPMSQISGVKKATQSPSLAPACIPRFGVNTPHESMLAKEIEDLNRWGMDIFKLAEYSGNRPLTVMMYSIFQERDLLKTFKVPIDTFLTFMMTLEDHYHADVAYHNNIHAADVVQSTHVLLSTPALEAVFTDLEIMAALFASAIHDVDHPGVTNQFLINTSSELALMYNDSSVLENHHLAVGFKLLQEENCDIFQNLSKKQKDSLRKMVIDMVLATDMSKHMNFLADMKTMVETKKVTSLGVLLLDNYSDRIQVLQNMVHCADLSNPTKPLELYRKWTDRIMVEFFTQGDRERDKGMEISPMCDKHNASIEKSQVGFIDYIVHPLWETWADLVHPDAQDILDTLEDNREWYQSMIPRSPSPTSPDEPHAEVGPAAGTPGSGGAFPSSGGDKFQFELTLEEEEEDEEEAESDLESPLEEESLTSGDRRHDSSSPSLSPDPRGGGSSRYRPPSPHPSRTLSLASMSVRSPHPHRTLDSPGPEASDRNRELSQEGDGVACLRMGT; translated from the exons TTTTGATGTGGAGAATGGCCTGTCGGTGGGTCGTAGTCCACTGGACTCTCAGACGAGCCCGGGATCCGGTCTGGTGCTTCAGGGCAACTTCCCTCACAGTCAGCGCCGGGAGTCTTTCCTCTACCGCTCCGACTCAGACTTCGACCTGTCGCCCAAAACTATGTCTCGCAACTCGTCCACTGCCAGCGACCT GCATGGAGAAGACATGATAGTGACTCCATTTGCGCAG GTTCTGGCCAGTCTGCGAACAGTAAGAAGTAACGTTGCTGCTCTGACACATCTCCAAGATCGTGTGGTGAACAA ACGACCATCGAGCGCCAGTCAGCCGCCGCTGTGCAAACCGTGTCTCTCAG AAGAGCCCTATCAGAAGCTCACGATGGAGACTCTGGAAGAGCTGGACTGGTGTCTGGACCAGCTGGAGACGCTGCAGACGAGACACTCAGTCAGCGAAATGGCGTCCAATAAG tttaagaGGATGCTAAACCGTGAGCTGACGCAGCTGTCAGAGACGAGTCGCTCAGGGAACCAGGTGTCAGAGTTCATCGCCAGCACTTTCCTCG AGAAGCAACATGACTTGGAGATTCTGTCTCCGCCTTctaaggagaaggagaagaaaaaaaggccGATGTCACAGATTAGCGGTGTGAAAAAGGCCACACAAAGCCCAAGCTTAGCGCCTGCTTGCATCCCTCGCTTTGGAGTCAACACACCGCACGAGAGCATGTTGGCAAAG GAAATTGAGGACCTTAATCGATGGGGTATGGATATTTTCAAACTAGCAGAATATTCAGGAAATCGCCCTCTGACGGTGATGATGTACTCCATCTTCCAG GAGCGAGATCTCCTGAAAACCTTCAAGGTGCCAATTGACACCTTCCTCACCTTCATGATGACTTTAGAGGACCACTACCATGCGGACGTAGCTTATCACAACAACATCCATGCTGCTGATGTGGTGCAGTCCACCCATGTTCTCCTGTCCACTCCTGCTTTAGAG GCGGTGTTCACAGACCTAGAGATCATGGCCGCTCTTTTTGCGAGCGCCATCCATGATGTCGACCACCCAGGCGTCACGAACCAGTTCCTCATAAACACAA GTTCTGAATTGGCACTAATGTACAACGACTCGTCTGTGCTGGAGAACCATCACCTCGCCGTCGGCTtcaagctgctgcaggaggaaaactGTGACATCTTCCAGAACCTCAGCAAGAAACAGAAAGACTCACTCCGGAAGATGGTGATTGACATG GTTCTGGCCACAGACATGTCCAAACACATGAACTTCTTGGCAGACATGAAGACGATGGTGGAGACCAAGAAAGTGACGAGTTTGGGAGTCCTGCTGCTAGACAATTATTCTGACCGCATCCAG GTTTTACAGAACATGGTCCACTGTGCTGACTTAAGTAACCCAACCAAACCACTGGAGCTGTATCGGAAATGGACGGACCGCATCATGGTGGAGTTCTTCACCCAGGGAGACCGAGAGCGGGACAAGGGGATGGAGATCAGTCCTATGTGTGACAAACACAACGCCTCCATAGAGAAGAGCCAA GTGGGGTTCATTGACTACATCGTCCACCCGCTGTGGGAGACCTGGGCCGACCTGGTGCACCCCGACGCCCAGGACATTCTGGACACGCTTGAAGACAACAGGGAGTGGTACCAGAGCATGATCCCCCGCAGCCCCTCGCCGACGAGCCCGGACGAGCCTCACGCTGAGGTGGGACCCGCAGCTGGCACTCCAGGGTCAGGAGGAGCCTTCCCTTCATCGGGAGGAGACAAATTCCAGTTTGAACTCACcttggaagaggaggaggaggacgaagaggaggcGGAGTCTGACCTTGAGAGCCCCTTGGAGGAGGAGTCTCTGACCAGTGGAGATCGGAGACACGATTCGTCCTCGCCGTCCCTGTCTCCAGACCCccgcggcggcggcagcagcaggtACCGCCCTCCCTCCCCTCACCCGTCTCGGACCCTGAGTCTGGCCTCTATGTCGGTGCGGAGCCCCCACCCTCACAGGACGCTGGACTCCCCGGGGCCGGAGGCTTCGGACAGGAACAGAGAGCTGAGCCAGGAGGGTGACGGCGTGGCCTGCCTGCGGATGGGAACGTAA